The Haloarchaeobius amylolyticus genome window below encodes:
- a CDS encoding DUF7508 domain-containing protein, whose product MPLPKRWHDFDRSVLGTVPDRLGMYELGDEDGTVVAVGHGVLHDELKSALSYRDAAKVRWEVVQTREQAAELAETHRERL is encoded by the coding sequence ATGCCCCTCCCGAAGCGCTGGCACGACTTCGACCGCTCGGTCCTCGGGACGGTCCCCGACCGGCTCGGGATGTACGAACTCGGCGACGAGGACGGGACCGTCGTCGCGGTCGGCCACGGCGTCCTCCACGACGAGCTGAAGTCGGCGCTCTCCTACCGCGACGCGGCGAAGGTCCGCTGGGAGGTCGTCCAGACCCGCGAGCAGGCCGCCGAACTGGCCGAGACACACCGCGAGCGTCTCTGA
- a CDS encoding universal stress protein, whose translation MSNAHHALVVRTDGKIADGIVELAVELAGDGLPPGFEPTIEVVAADQQETFPAETARHTASTALHVRELVDDSVTVEWHTVEAETPADALETTATAEEPGIVVVSDDLGAAVAESVFEATGATVVLAPNDWRLDRVETVLGAVGTGPYGGSVAETVGALAHIAAADAELAHVGDEDGLLDAAAACVDDVPLETRLLSGTVHEALSDAASDADALVIGGPSHDHLRQLAFGSTSRRLREESDTLTLTVWAADDSLRGDH comes from the coding sequence ATGTCCAACGCACACCACGCACTGGTCGTCAGAACCGATGGGAAGATCGCCGACGGAATCGTCGAACTCGCCGTCGAACTGGCCGGCGACGGACTCCCACCAGGGTTCGAGCCGACCATCGAGGTCGTCGCGGCCGACCAGCAGGAGACGTTCCCGGCCGAGACAGCCAGGCACACGGCCTCGACTGCACTGCACGTCCGGGAGCTCGTCGACGACTCGGTGACCGTCGAGTGGCACACCGTCGAGGCCGAGACGCCTGCCGACGCGCTGGAGACGACGGCGACGGCCGAGGAACCCGGCATCGTCGTGGTGTCCGACGACCTCGGCGCCGCGGTCGCCGAGAGCGTGTTCGAGGCCACCGGCGCGACCGTCGTCCTCGCCCCGAACGACTGGCGACTCGACCGCGTCGAGACGGTCCTCGGCGCGGTCGGGACCGGCCCCTACGGAGGAAGCGTCGCCGAGACCGTCGGCGCGCTCGCGCACATCGCAGCGGCGGACGCGGAACTGGCCCACGTCGGCGACGAGGACGGCCTCCTCGACGCGGCGGCGGCCTGCGTGGACGACGTCCCCCTCGAGACCCGGCTGCTGTCGGGGACGGTCCACGAGGCGCTCTCCGATGCCGCATCGGACGCGGACGCCCTGGTCATCGGGGGGCCGAGTCACGACCACCTCCGCCAGCTCGCGTTCGGGTCGACCAGCCGGCGGCTCCGCGAGGAGTCGGACACGCTCACGCTGACCGTCTGGGCGGCCGACGACAGCCTCCGGGGTGACCACTGA
- a CDS encoding Lrp/AsnC family transcriptional regulator, translating to MSDRIDEIDRRIIYRLMGDARNVSAPMIAEEMNVSAGTIRNRIAQLEERGVIQGYHASVDFERTGAPLTNLFICRAPVPERETIAEKALQVPGVVNVRQLMTGGANLHVVAVGGDMATVTRIARALTELGVEIEDEQLVQKERTRPYEPFGPQEDARRSALADMMQLAGGAEVVEVSVADDAPIAGLTLTEAADEGLIGENVLVVAIERDGSVITPKGDVTVEPDDLVTVFSRSGASPAVLETFTGE from the coding sequence ATGAGCGACCGCATCGACGAGATCGACCGTCGCATCATCTACCGGCTGATGGGGGACGCCCGGAACGTCTCGGCGCCGATGATCGCCGAGGAGATGAATGTCTCGGCGGGCACCATCCGGAACCGCATCGCCCAACTGGAAGAACGCGGCGTCATCCAGGGGTACCACGCCAGCGTGGACTTCGAGCGAACCGGCGCGCCACTGACGAACCTCTTCATCTGTCGGGCACCCGTCCCGGAGCGCGAGACCATCGCGGAGAAGGCCCTCCAGGTGCCCGGGGTCGTCAACGTCCGCCAGTTGATGACCGGCGGCGCGAACCTCCACGTCGTCGCGGTCGGCGGCGACATGGCCACCGTGACGCGGATCGCCCGCGCTCTCACGGAACTTGGGGTCGAAATCGAAGACGAGCAACTGGTCCAGAAGGAGCGCACGCGGCCCTACGAACCGTTCGGCCCCCAGGAGGACGCACGCCGGAGCGCCCTCGCGGACATGATGCAACTCGCCGGCGGCGCCGAGGTCGTGGAGGTGTCGGTCGCGGACGACGCCCCGATCGCGGGCCTGACCCTGACCGAGGCGGCGGACGAGGGGCTCATCGGGGAGAACGTGCTCGTCGTCGCCATCGAGCGCGACGGGTCGGTCATCACGCCGAAGGGCGACGTGACCGTCGAACCGGACGACCTCGTGACGGTGTTCTCGCGCTCGGGGGCGTCACCGGCCGTGCTGGAGACGTTCACCGGCGAGTGA
- a CDS encoding DUF5796 family protein: MSQHRSNVAPSTLGIELQDGGIAVEYTDGRSVFYHGVPDKQEGSVECPPGKLVQVLVTDPTETEGVLVYVNDRKTSDDILESTGVGRLLLDTGEEEELFPGVTVKRGGVRVTVEADPEEARGRVFVFAEDEMSEHSYEIV, from the coding sequence ATGTCCCAGCATCGCAGCAACGTCGCGCCCAGCACCCTGGGCATCGAGCTCCAGGACGGCGGTATCGCCGTCGAGTACACCGACGGGCGCTCTGTCTTCTACCACGGCGTCCCCGACAAACAGGAGGGGAGCGTCGAGTGCCCGCCCGGCAAGCTCGTGCAGGTCCTCGTGACGGACCCGACCGAGACGGAGGGCGTACTCGTCTACGTCAACGACCGCAAGACCAGCGACGACATCCTCGAATCGACCGGTGTCGGCCGCCTGCTGCTCGACACCGGCGAGGAGGAGGAGCTGTTCCCCGGCGTGACGGTCAAGCGCGGCGGCGTCCGCGTCACCGTCGAGGCCGACCCGGAGGAGGCCCGCGGGCGGGTCTTCGTCTTCGCCGAGGACGAGATGAGCGAGCACTCCTACGAGATCGTCTGA
- the moaC gene encoding cyclic pyranopterin monophosphate synthase MoaC codes for MSDELTHTDDAGEAQMVDVGDKPDTARRAVAEGTIHLQPSTIQAIRDNEVAKGDVLATARIGAIQAVKHTWETIPMCHQIPVTNVDTDFDVADDHVTLRVAVETTGKTGCEMEALEGVTTGLNVVWDMVKAAEKDADGQYPDTRIEGVQVVSKEKREL; via the coding sequence ATGAGTGACGAGTTGACCCACACCGACGATGCAGGTGAAGCCCAGATGGTCGACGTGGGTGACAAACCAGACACGGCCCGGCGGGCCGTCGCCGAGGGGACGATCCACCTCCAGCCGTCGACCATTCAGGCCATCCGCGACAACGAGGTCGCGAAGGGCGACGTGCTGGCGACCGCCCGCATCGGGGCCATCCAGGCGGTCAAGCACACCTGGGAGACCATCCCGATGTGCCACCAGATTCCCGTGACCAACGTCGACACCGACTTCGACGTGGCCGACGACCACGTCACCCTGCGGGTCGCGGTCGAGACGACGGGCAAGACCGGCTGCGAGATGGAGGCCCTGGAGGGCGTCACAACCGGCCTCAACGTCGTCTGGGACATGGTGAAGGCTGCCGAGAAGGATGCCGACGGCCAGTACCCCGACACCAGAATCGAGGGCGTGCAGGTGGTCTCGAAGGAGAAACGGGAACTGTAG
- a CDS encoding NAD(P)H-hydrate dehydratase, which produces MITSDRMAQVDRNAEALGVPRKQLMESSGNAVARVVREHADPGDQVVVVAGRGNNGGDAFVAARFLDEFDVETILLGRAETITTDIARENWDALQQGEYDAREVRDSADFSLPDCDLVVDAMLGTGVTGALREPEATAAEAINDSSAYVVSVDVPSGVDADTGESAGVAVHADHVVTFHDDKPGLEAVDAPIITVADIGIPDAAELFVEQGDLLALSRDPQAHKGDFGEVLVVGGGPYTGAPALAGQAAMRAGCDLVHVACPENVAGEVQGYEEGLIVHELAGDLLRPRHVDELLDRALDADCVILGPGLGRASGTLDAVREFLESYDGRAVVDADALRVVPDADTEADLLCTPHQGELAAMGGETDEDWETRMDLVESFAGDLDQTLLVKGAYDVVSDGETTRVNRTGNPGMTVGGTGDVLAGICGALASTHDPVEAGGIAAYVNGAAGDAVVDEQGYGLLASDLLPEIPHAMWGGRDE; this is translated from the coding sequence ATGATAACGAGCGACCGGATGGCACAGGTCGACCGGAACGCCGAGGCGCTCGGCGTCCCCCGGAAGCAGCTCATGGAGTCGAGCGGGAACGCGGTCGCCCGGGTGGTCCGCGAGCACGCCGACCCCGGTGACCAGGTCGTCGTCGTCGCGGGCCGCGGGAACAACGGCGGCGACGCCTTCGTGGCGGCGCGCTTTCTCGACGAGTTCGACGTCGAGACCATCCTGCTCGGGCGGGCCGAGACCATCACGACCGACATCGCCCGGGAGAACTGGGACGCCCTCCAGCAGGGCGAGTACGACGCCCGCGAGGTGCGGGACTCGGCCGACTTCTCGCTCCCCGACTGCGACCTCGTGGTCGACGCGATGCTCGGAACCGGCGTGACGGGGGCGCTTCGCGAACCGGAGGCGACCGCGGCCGAGGCCATCAACGACTCCTCGGCCTACGTCGTCTCGGTCGACGTGCCCTCTGGCGTCGACGCGGACACCGGCGAGTCCGCGGGCGTGGCGGTCCACGCCGACCACGTCGTCACCTTCCACGACGACAAGCCCGGGCTGGAGGCGGTCGACGCCCCCATCATCACCGTCGCGGACATCGGTATCCCGGATGCCGCAGAGCTGTTCGTCGAGCAGGGCGACCTGCTCGCACTCTCGCGCGACCCGCAGGCGCACAAGGGCGACTTCGGCGAGGTCCTCGTGGTCGGGGGCGGTCCCTACACCGGCGCGCCCGCCCTCGCCGGCCAGGCCGCGATGCGGGCCGGCTGCGACCTCGTCCACGTCGCCTGCCCCGAGAACGTCGCCGGGGAGGTCCAGGGCTACGAGGAGGGGCTCATCGTCCACGAACTCGCGGGCGACCTGCTCCGACCCCGGCACGTCGACGAGTTGCTCGACCGCGCCCTCGACGCCGACTGTGTCATCCTCGGACCGGGCCTCGGCCGGGCCAGCGGGACCCTCGACGCGGTCCGGGAGTTCCTCGAGAGCTACGACGGCCGGGCCGTGGTCGACGCCGACGCGCTCCGGGTCGTCCCCGACGCCGACACCGAGGCCGACCTCCTGTGTACGCCCCACCAGGGCGAACTCGCCGCGATGGGCGGCGAGACCGACGAGGACTGGGAGACACGCATGGACCTCGTGGAATCGTTCGCCGGCGACCTCGACCAGACGCTCCTCGTGAAGGGTGCCTACGACGTGGTCTCCGACGGCGAGACGACCCGGGTGAACCGGACCGGGAACCCGGGCATGACCGTCGGCGGGACCGGCGACGTGCTCGCGGGCATCTGCGGCGCGCTCGCGAGCACCCACGACCCCGTCGAGGCCGGCGGTATCGCGGCCTACGTGAATGGCGCCGCGGGCGACGCAGTCGTCGACGAGCAGGGGTACGGCCTGCTCGCCTCGGACCTGCTGCCCGAGATTCCCCACGCCATGTGGGGTGGTCGCGATGAGTGA
- a CDS encoding aldo/keto reductase: protein MTLPLVGLGTMGIDDPDAIASALDAGYRHLDTAQIYENEGVVGEGLAKSDVPREDVFLATKVWATNLAPEDVRESTAASLDRLGVDSVDLLYVHRPIEAYDPATTLPAFDDLVEDGLTKHVGVSNFTKAELATAREHLDAPIFAHQIEYHPFFQTPELLADNRAHDETVVAYSPLAQGKVFDDPTLQDIADSHDATPADVAIAWLCQKEGVVTIPKAAGRTHQEGNLAAADIGLSEAECARIDDLDRGEELFPE, encoded by the coding sequence ATGACACTCCCGCTGGTCGGCCTCGGTACCATGGGTATCGACGACCCGGACGCCATCGCGTCCGCCCTCGATGCCGGCTACCGCCACCTCGACACCGCACAGATATACGAGAACGAAGGCGTCGTTGGCGAGGGACTCGCAAAGAGCGACGTGCCCAGAGAAGACGTCTTCCTCGCGACGAAGGTCTGGGCGACCAACCTCGCACCCGAGGACGTCCGCGAGAGCACGGCGGCGAGTCTCGACCGCCTCGGCGTCGATTCGGTGGACCTGCTCTACGTCCACCGGCCCATCGAAGCCTACGACCCGGCGACGACCCTCCCGGCGTTCGACGACCTGGTCGAGGACGGCCTCACGAAGCACGTCGGCGTCTCGAACTTCACGAAAGCCGAACTCGCAACCGCCCGCGAGCACCTCGACGCCCCCATCTTCGCCCACCAGATCGAGTACCATCCGTTCTTCCAGACGCCGGAGCTGCTCGCGGACAACCGCGCCCACGACGAGACCGTGGTCGCGTACTCGCCGCTGGCGCAGGGCAAGGTGTTCGACGACCCGACGCTGCAGGACATCGCGGATTCCCACGACGCGACCCCGGCCGACGTGGCCATCGCGTGGCTCTGCCAGAAGGAAGGCGTCGTGACGATTCCGAAGGCCGCCGGTCGGACGCACCAGGAGGGCAACCTCGCCGCGGCCGACATCGGCCTCAGCGAAGCCGAGTGCGCCCGCATCGACGACCTCGACCGCGGCGAGGAACTGTTCCCGGAATAG
- a CDS encoding acylphosphatase: protein MSGDDRTRAHVFVSGRVQGVYYRANTRDTAQEKDIDGWVQNLRDGRVEAVFEGPEEKVESMVEWCHEGSPAAEVESVEAEYEEPEGEDGFRIRR from the coding sequence ATGTCAGGGGATGACCGCACTCGCGCACACGTCTTCGTCTCGGGTCGGGTCCAGGGGGTCTACTACCGGGCCAACACTCGCGACACCGCCCAGGAGAAGGACATCGACGGCTGGGTCCAGAACCTCCGCGATGGCCGCGTCGAGGCCGTCTTCGAGGGGCCTGAAGAAAAGGTCGAGTCGATGGTGGAGTGGTGTCACGAGGGCAGTCCCGCCGCCGAGGTCGAGTCTGTCGAGGCGGAGTACGAGGAGCCGGAGGGCGAGGACGGCTTCCGGATTCGCCGGTAA